The sequence below is a genomic window from Pleurocapsa sp. PCC 7327.
TTTAACGACTAATTTATCTAAGTTCTGCAAGACGAATTCTCGGTCTTTGTCTTGCCAGCACAGGTAAGTCGAAACGTTGGAGAGGATCGGTTGCTCTCCTAAATAGTAGCGAATCATGTCGGGAACGTAGGCATAGATTACCTTATCGTCTGCTACGCCCGTTCCGGGGGCATTTGCTAGGGCAACGCGACCTTGACGGTAGACTTCGACCAATCCCGGTACGCCCAACAGGGATTCGGGACGAAAAACTTGCGGATCGATGAAGTCGTCGTCTACTCGACGATAGACGACATCGACGCGACGCAGCCCTTTAGTAGTTTTCATCTGCAAATAGCCATCGACGACAACGAGGTCGCGACCTTCTACCAATTCCACGCCCATCTGTTGCGCTAGAAAGGAGTGTTCAAAATAGGCTGAGTTATAGATACCGGGAGTCAGAACGACGACAGCGGGTTCGGGCAGTTGGGGCGGTGCTAGATTGAGTAAGGTTTCCAGTAAATGACTGGGATAATCATCGACGGGTTGAATTGCCATCGTCTGGAAAATTTCGGGAAAGGTGCTTTTCATGACCCGACGATTTTCCAGTACGTAGGAAATGCCGGAGGGGACGCGCAGGTTATCTTCAAGAACGTACCATTGACCGTCGCGATCGCGCACTAGATCCGTTCCCGTCACGTGACACCAAACTCCCGCAGGCGGTTTCATCCCCACGCAAGGTTTGAGAAACCCTTTGGCAGAATAAATGATATCAGCTGGAATTTTGCCATCTTTGACGATGAGTTGTCGATCGTATATATCTCCCAGGAAGAGATTTAGCGCCCTAATCCGCTGCTTGAGTCCTTTTTCTAGATATTCCCAGTCTTGGGCAGAGACAATTCGCGGGATAATGTCGAAGGGAAATATTTTTTCTACGCCGCGATCGTCGCTATAGACATTAAAGGTAACTCCCATATTGAAGAGGGAAATCTGCGCTGTCTCCTGATGTTGCTGCAATTCTGCGACAGACAAATTTTGCATCCAATTTATTAATGATGCAGCGTGAGGTCGCGGTTTTCCATCGTCTAGGAATAATTCATCATAAAAGCTTTCTGGATCGTAGTTATCTAATAGCACAGCCACCCCTCCTAAGAAGCTCTCGTAAGATAGTTTTTAATTACCGATCGCCGCTTGCTGCTGATTCGCAGGGGTTTAGCCAATCAATCGGCTAATTACAGAATTGAACGAATTTCCTCTCGTAATTGTAGCTAATCCTACAATTTCCACAAAGTTCAGAAAATCGGAAAAGAGCCAACTTTATATTTATAAAAAAGTTTAATAAACTTTTTTGTATTCTATCTCTAAAATATTTAATATTTTCTTTATAAAACCTTGATAGCTTATGGGATAAAGATTAAAAGATTTTCCTATTCACCAGTCATTAATCCCCGATCGCCAATCTCCACTTACCGAACGCTTCTGATAAGCTAAATAAACGGCTTCTAAAAAGAGATTAGCCGTTATTCCCTCTGGTACTTCTTCTAAAGAAATAATATTTTTAACCCGTTCGGCAAGTTTTCGACATAATTCTATTCTTGCTTTAGGCAGCATACCATCTCTTCGCTGTAAATACTCTCGAATAACAGCAAAATCTTCTGGTAACAAGTGAGAAAGATCGGCTTCTACTAACAGTTTATTTGCTATAGTTTGCGCCTCATTTGATAGGGAAAACTTTGTAGAAGTTGTAGGTCGATCTTCTTGGATGACCATCGTTCCTCCTACCCAATCTCCTAAGCGTTTTTCTCGCTTGCTAAGCATAATTAAAAATGCGCCTACAAAAAATAGATCGTCAATCGGTCGTAGGAGGGCACGAAGCGTTGATTGTTGCAGTCGAACTGGTCTACCATCATCGCAAATAACGCGAATTTTGACAAATCGTTTACCTGGCGTTTGTCCTTGCCAAATTGTTTCAAAAAAGACAAAATAACCAACGTAAGCTGCAAAGATAATGAAAACTTGAATAGCTGTTAACCAAAGGGTTAATTGCTCGGCATAAATATTGCTAAGATTTTCAGAGATAAAAACAGATAGTAGCGCCCAAATAACTAGCAAAAAAATTAAAATAAAACCCCAAATTATATAATCAACAACAAGAGCATAAGCCCTATTTCCAATTCCAGCCAAAGTGAATTCTAGTTCGACACTTTCAGGAGTTTGTAAAGTCAATCGATTAAAAAATCGCATACTATTATTTTTGAGTGAGGTATTTAACTAAAAATAATTTCTAATTTTTATTAAGTATCTCGGATTTGTAAATCGATCCCTTCTTTCCTCGCTCTCAAATCGTAGTAGATAACTCCTTTGATTGATTGCCAAAATGGGATAAAAATTGCTCCGATGGGAATACTAACAAGATTGCTTAAAATATAATTCACTATTTCGGCAGCAACTGGAGAGTTTTGTAGTAAAGATCTAGTTAGTACGGTAACAGCTAAAGACAATACTATGGCAATAGAATAAATAGGAATAATAATTAAAAAAGCCACAGAAAATATTAATATTAATTGCCAGACATATCCTTTGGTTAAATTCCAGCTTCGACCAATTGCTGCTGCCGGATCTCTTTGAGATTCAATGGCGATAGGTAACTCAACAATTGATAAGCGAGAAAAAAGCCAAGTATAACCAACAAGAAAAGCCAGAAAAACAACTAATCCCAAGAGAATTAAAAGCGCGATCGCAACAGAATTTTGCTGAAAAAGAGTTCCTAGCACTCCAAAAACAAGACCAGCAACCAATCCAAACCCAAATAAAACGCCGATCAGAATTAAGCCTACTAATATTCCTGCTAACAAAAAATTCCACAGCAGAGGATTGACCTGACGGCGTGCTTCGGGAATTGACTCCGGTCGTTCGATGACTTCGCCGTATGCCAGACGGGAAATCATTGCAAAGATAGCAGCACCTTTAGCCCATCCATACACGGGGATTAGCGACCACAGAGAACCCTGCAACGCAAGAACATAGTATGATTTGAAGCGATCGCGATAAATTCGCAATCCAGCACTGACGACATTGCCGACACTCAAAGCACCTAGAGGTTGGCGAGGCTGTAAACTTTCAGACATAGCTACACTGAAGGAAAATATCTAAGAACGAGGACGGTATCGCTATCTTAAGCTAGCTTAGAAAGAATATTGAGAAAATTTTATGAATATTCAACGTTGGATAGCCAGAAGGGAAGCTAACTGGAAAAGACTAGATGTCCTTTTGCAGCAAGTAGAAAAACAAGGGCTAAAATCTTTAAATGCCGAAGAAATCAGAGAATTAGCAAGCTTATATCGCTCTGTTTCAGCAGACTTAGCCCGTGCTAAAACTAATCAGGTTGGACAAATTCTAACCCAAAATTTACAAAAACTGACTTCTCGCAGCTACAGTCAAATATACCAAGGATCGCGTCCTCAAGAATGGGGTGCCGTCAAAGAATTTTATCGCTGGGGATTTCCGGTAATAGTGCAGCAAACTTGGATTTATACGGCTATTGCTACGGCAATTTTTCTGTTTGGAACATTAGTTGCTTGGTGGTATGCTTGGCGAGATCCGGCGTTTATTTCGCTAGTTATTCCAGAAGAGTTAATTTCTAAAGTTAGAGACGATCGCGAATTATGGATGGGAAAAATTATAGGAGTCGAACCTTTAGCTTCTAGCGGAATTATGGTTAACAATCTGTCGGTATCTTTTTATACAATTATGGGTGGGGTTACGATGTATATGCAAGAGTTACATTTCATTGCTCCACCAGGTTTATTTACTATTTATTTGCTATTAAATAACGGTATTCATCTCGGTGCAGTTTCTACATTAGTCAGTCAAAATAAATTAGCTTATCCTTTCTGGGCATTTGTTTTTCCTCACGGTTCGTTAGAATTGCCTGCAATTTTTCTAGCAGGTGGTGCGGGTTTAATACTCGCTAGAGGAATACTTTTTCCTGGCAACTATCGTCGTGCTGATGCTCTCAAGTTTTATGGTTCTCAAGCGGCTCAATTGGTATTTGGAATCGTACCGATGTTAACGATCGCTGGAATTATTGAGGGCTTTTTCTCTCCTAATCCTCTTATTCCAGAACCGATTAAATATCTTACTGGAATAATGCTATTTACTCTGTTAATTGTCTATTGTACTCGCAAGAAAAAATTAGCTTAGAAATTAGCCAAGAAATTAATTTCTTGGCTAATAGTTGAAGTCTACCTAAGTGGACTTTGGCTTTTAGCTACAATTACTTTGCGTCTGTGCGAAAGATTTTAAAGCAAATTCCGAGCTTTCAATTGCAAATATCGGTCTACTAATTGCTCGCTAATTTTATTCGCAGGGGCATCCAAAACCAATACTCCTTTTTGCTTTAATTGAGCAAAAGCCACTTGACATTGCTCTAATAAATCAAGCGCAACTGCACGAGCATAAGCGGTTTTAATATTATCAGAAGGAGTATGAGCGATCGCATCCACTTGCGGATCTCGCAGAGTGACGCAGAAAGGCAAATAACGAGGAGTAAGCCGTTTCATAGCAGCTAATAACTCGGCAGAAGCCGTCGCGTCTACGATATCCGTAATTAAAACTACCAAAGCACGACGGGTTTGTTCGTTGACAACTTTAGTGACGGCACCCATGTAGTCGGGTTCCAGCAAAACGGGTTGAATGGGCGTAAGACGTTCGATGAGATGGAATAATTGCTGTTGACCCCTCTCTGGAGGAATCCAAGTAGTTGTAGCGCGATCGAAAACGCCTACTCCCACGCGATCGCCGCGATGTAGTCCTGCCAGTGCCAGAGAAAGTGTAGCATTCAATCCCCAATCGAATCGCTTTAATCCCTGCACCTGTGCCGTCATCAACCGTCCGCGATCTAATAGAATAATCAAAGTCTGCTCTCTGTCGGGTTCTAATACCCGTACCAAAGGACGACCGTGACGTGCCGTTGCTTTCCAATCGATCGCGCGAAGATCGTCTCCTTGACCGTATTCTCGCAATTCAGCAAATTCTGTCCCCATTCCCAAGCGTCGCAGTTGGCGCATCGTTCCCGTACTTTGTAGCGTCAGGCGAATCGAGAGCGATCGCAGTCCGGCTAAATCGGGATATACCGATACTTTCTGACTGGTGGGGATTTTCCAGTCGTGCCATGCCAATCCCCATTGTCCTAACTGTCGGACTTGAATGTCCCCCCACTCAAACTCTCCCCGACTATCGGGATAAACTTGATAGGTGAGTTCCTCAGTGCTATTGCGAGCCAAGGTAGCTTGTAAGCTAGGCGAAGAAACTTTAAATGCGATCGGATAATAATCTCGTATGCGAATTTTTGCTTTTTTATTTCCCGCTTTAACAAAGAATCTGACAGGATTATCCCGTCCTATCGACAGCCGTTCTAAAGGAAGACGAAAGACTTCGACGCGGTGAGATTTTACTCGTTGTGCGTCTGCGAACGTCAAACTCAGGACGATCCCATCATAAAATAACGTTCCTAGAATGCCGACTTGTTGGTTAATGAAGATAGCGAGTAGAAGTGCGAGTGCAACTCCTAGCAGTAACAGAAAATAGCAGCGCGGTGCAGGAATCATTGGTTTGTCAAAAGTCCTTTGTCATTGGTCATCGATCATTGGGGATTAGTTAGTAGTTAGTAGTTAATTGTCTCCTTTGTCTCCCCGTCTCTGAGTCTCTCCAACTTCCGAATTCCGACTTCCGACTTCTTAAAGACTTCCGATTTCATCTCGGTACTGCTACCTGTTTCAGGATTGAGGCGACTACCGCATCCATCTGTACGCCATCTAAATGTGCTTCTGGTTTGAGGATGAGACGATGGCGTAATAAAGGTAGCGCAACGGCTTTGAGATCGTCGGGGGTAACGTAATCTCGTTCGGATAGCCAAGCAATAGCTTTACTTGTTTGCAACCAAGCAACGGCCGCTCTCGGAGAGGCACCTAAGATTAAATCGGGGTGTTTTCGGGTTTTTTCCACCACGGTAAGGAGATAATCGATGATTTTCTCGTCAACCATCACCGCCTGTACGGCTTTTCTTGCACTCAGAATTTGCTCTACCGTTGCGACGGGTTGAAGGCGTTCTAAATAAGGTCGTTTGGGTTGAAATCCCTGCTGAACGTTGAGAAGCATTTGCTTTTCTGAGGCTACATCGGGATAATCTACGACTAATTTGAATAAAAAACGGTCTAACTGTGCTTCCGGTAGGGGATAAGTTCCCTCAAACTCCAGGGGATTTTGCGTCGCGATCGCCCAAAATAAAGGAGGTAATGCCAACGTTTCGCCATCCAAGGTGATCTGTTGTTCCTCCATCGCTTCTAGGAGTGCTGACTGGGTTTTTGGCGGGGTACGGTTGATTTCATCTGCTAGTAAGATTTCGGTGAAGACGGGACCCTTTTTGAGGCTAAAACTGTGAGTATTGAGATCGAAAACATTGACCCCCAAAATATCTGACGGCAAAATATCTGGCGTAAGCTGAACCCGTCTGAAATCTGCCTGAATTAACCTGGCTAGCACTTTTACCAGAAGGGTTTTTCCGGTTCCCGGCACTCCCTCAATAATGACGTGTCCCCCACTCAGCAGCGCAACGAGCAACTGTTGCACTAGGGCAGATTGACCCACAATAATTGTGTTGAGGGTCTGCGCGAGATTATGAAAGGTAGCTCGATCGACTGTCATTGGTTATTTAGTTATTTGTCAAAGGATTGGCGGATATTCTGCCATTTTTCCATCCAGGCAAGCAAATCTCCTTCAGTCATGGCACTTTTTCGAGATGAGGCGTTCAGGAGAGATTCTAAATCCGCTGGCGATCGCCCCGTTTGCTGTACCCAAGCATCCACTATAACTTGCGATTCTAGCGGTTTGTCTTCTAATCCCAGTGCTTTTTGCAGTTGTCGCCGTTCTTCTTTGGCAATTGTCAATACCAGAAACTCGCTACTTTTCGCTTTTTGCAGGACACCTGCTAAGGCTTCAATATAGGCTTTGCTGTTTTCTGTAGTAGGTGTAGATAGTTGAGTCGGCTTCCCAAAGCGGCGATTTCCTGACCAGATAGCGATAATTGTGGCGATCGCAGCTTGTATTAACAGTGGCAGTAGCGGAGTTTTAGCTAAGTAGCTAAATAAATTTTCCCCGATTTCCCGTGCGATTACCTCTTTATCTTTATAACCATGCAGATACTCATCTACCCACACGGAATTTCCACCTTGAGTCACCAGTCGGGCAAGAAATTCATAGTTGCTGCGAAAATCTTGATAGGCATTGGCGGCTAAATGGGGCGTAACGCAATAAATAACTCGTCCTTTGCCGATTTTTTCCGCCCAAACGACGGCACCAAAGCGATCGCCGAGTAGTTTTTCTGAGGGATTCTTGTTACGTCGGCTCGTGTCAATTTTAACCTTTCCCATCGAACTGTCTTGTTCGGTACTGAAAGAAGCTTCTGTCGCGGGTTGAGAGATCCCTAAAATAACTAGGGTATTTCCTTTTTTCACCCACTCATGCTCTCCCAACCAGAAAAAGCCTTCCGAGGTTAATTGAGGGTAAATCCGCAAAAAAGTACCGGAGGAATCTTGCTGAGTTTTATCCGTCAATAATTGCTCGAAGGATTTTTGCCATCTTTGGACGGGCGTTCCTCTCTCTGACATAAAAGCATACCAAGCACCGTACCCATCTGGGGCGCGACCGTAGGTAGAACCGCTATTGAGTTTCGTGGTACTGGGGGCAGCGACTAGAGTAATAACAATGACTGCTAGAAGCGCGATCGCGCTTAATATAATTAACCTGCGTCGGGAAAGTTTTATCATCGCAGCATTTCCAATTATGAGGCTTCAAGGTCTCGATAAGCTTGCTGGCATTCTTCTAATAAAGATAGGGAAGCTTGTCCGCTGCCAAAACATAACCGTTGATGGGTCATTAGTAAAAATTGATAGGCTTGGGGATGGGGTAGCTGTTGGATAATTTGTAGATATTCCCCATCGGTACGACTTGCTTGATGGGGGGCAATCCCGCGATCGTTCAATCGCTGTAGCACTGCCAGATACAAACATTGAAATGCTTTATAATAATCTCCTTGCTGTTGGTATTGTTGAGATCGTCGCAGCCAATCTGTTATGGATAATTCTTTCTCTTGTTTGTTGCGATCGCGATCGTTTGACTGCTCTCCCAGATGATAGAGAAATGGGGATAATAGTTGCCAAATTTGCCAAGCCGCTCCAATTATCAATAGAACGAGCAGACTTATTAAAATGACCTTAGTAGTTTCCCACAAAAGAGAAAAATTTATCCAATCCCAAGAAGCCGATGGGAGATTTAAATTATTAGTAAATTGGCTCGTTCGCAGTTCCCACCATTCCCCTACTCGTTGTTGTAGCTGTTGGATTTGCCAAACTACATTATTTTTCTCAAAGGATTCTGTTGACATTGCTGGTTATCTATCGATAAATAATTCACCGCATATATTGTCTTTTTATTTGACAAGCAAAATTTAAAATTTTTTTAGCTTATCAAAAAATACTAAAAATCCGAAAATTATAAGTGGTTGTATCCAAAAGATCGAGCGTCATGTTGAGCGAAGTAAAATATCTCAATGTAATCGAATAATTCATAATTCATAATTTTGAATTAAAGCGAAGCGACTTGACACAAAGCACTTTTGGGATCTCCTCTAAGAGCTAGTAACTCAAAAACCATTATATGTAAGAACAAATGACTGATATTGCTGCCTGTCAATTACCTCCATTCCTCAAACCAGGAGATTTAGTCAGGGTAGTCTCCACTAGTGGCGCATTGAAGGAATTGGAAGCCTTTAAGAAAGGAGTAGAAATTTGGCGATCGCGCGGCTATCGCGTTGAATTAGGTAGCAACTGGAACATCCGCTACGGCTACTTAGCGGGAACGGATACGCAACGCAGAGATGCCCTAGCCGAAGCGTGGGAAGATCCGGAATGTAAAGCCATTCTCTGCGCCAGAGGCGGTTATGGCAGTGCTAGATTACTAGAAAATTGGAGTTGGGAAGACGGGGAGAGTGTGGGGAGTGTAGGGGGAGTGGGGAGACAATCAATCCAAAATCTAAAATGGATCGTTGGTTTTTCCGACGTGACAGGTTTACTTTGGAGTCTTGCCGCAATTGGGATTTGCGGCGTTCACGGTTCCGTTTTGACGACGCTTGCCTCCGAACCCAATTGGTCGATTCAACGATTATTCGACTGTTTAGAAGGGCGTCCCCTTCCTCCTTTAATCGGTAAAGGTTGGGGAGAAGGTAAAATCACGGGGATATTACTGCCTGCTAATTTGACCGTCGCCACCCATCTATTAGGGACATTCGTTCAACCTTCATTCGAGGGGGCGATCTTAGCCCTAGAAGACGTGACAGAAGCGCCCTATCGCATCGATCGCATGTTAACGCAATGGCGCATGGCAGGCGCATTTAGAGGCGTGAGAGGGATTGCTTTGGGGCGTTTTAGTCGCTGCGATCCGCCGATGGGGAGTTCTAGTTGGAGTATAGAAGAAGTATTGCGCGATCGCTTGGGAGATTTGGGGATTCCAATTGTTTCCGATTTACCCTTCGGTCACGATGGCGTAAATGCCGCTTTACCTGTCGGAAGAATAGCACGACTTGATGCAGAGCAAGGAACTTTAGATATTCTAGACAACAGCAACGAGTTTCAAGGGGAAAACTACAGCTCTCAATAACACCATTTCTAAAAAAGAACGCTACAGATGCTCAATGAAAAAGCCTGACACACAGAGCTGCTGATTAATTGCGAACTGATAATTGCGAACCGACGCGGACTCCCACGAAGTGGAGGAGCATCGGCGAATTAGTATAACTACTGTAGCGACGCATCAACCAACCAGCGAACCGTTTGTGGAAAGGCGATAACAACAATCAGCACGATAACCTGCAAAATCATAAACGGAATCGCACTTTTGTGGATCTCAAGGGTACTGACTTCCTTAGGAGCAACGCTCTGCAAGTAAAACAACGAGAAACCAACTGGCGGCGAGATAAAAGCTGTCTGTAAGTTAATGGCTATCACTACGCCAAACCAGACTAAATCGATTCCCAACGCCTGGGCAGCGGGTACGAGTAGCGGTATGGCTATAAAACAAATTTCAATAAATTCCAAGAAAACACCCAGCAAGAAAATAACAAGATTGCTGACAATCATGAAAGCGATATAGCCGCCAGGTAGGTTGACTAGCAGGTCGGTGATAAAGGTTTTGCCGCCTAAGCTATCAAAAACCAAACTGAACAATGACGAGCCAAACAGAATCATAATCACCAACGATGTGATGACGGCTGTGGCGTGGGCAGCATCTCGAATCAAATTCCAGTTCAATCGCCGATTCGCAGAGGCTAAGATACAAGCGCCTACCGCGCCTACCGCCCCAGCTTCGGTGGGGGTTGCGATGCCAAAAAAGATACTACCAAGCACCGCTAAGATAAGCACGAGAGGAGTTACAACCGCTTTTATCGTGCGCCGAACCAGATCGGAACCGCTAATAGTGCGCGTTTCGAGCGGTAGGGCTGGGGCAAGCTTCGGCTTGAGAAAGGCTAAAACTAGCACGTACAGCGCATAGGAGCCAGACAGCATCAGTCCGGGAATCAAGGCTCCCAGAAATAAATCGCCGACCGAGATTCCGAGTTGATCGCTTAATACCACCAGCACCAAACTTGGTGGGATCAATTGTGCTAGCGTTCCTGATGCAACGATCGCGCCTGCCGCCAATTGTTTATCATAGCCATAGCGGAGCATGACAGGCAGCGAGATCATCCCCATGACAATCACCGTGGCCGCCACTACGCCAGTCGTAGCCGCCAGCACCGTACCGACGAGGATTACTGCCAGCGCCACTCCACCCCGCAGCGGTCCGAGTAGAATGCCGATGGTTTCGAGTAACTCCTCAGCCAACCCCGACTTTTCTAATACCGCGCCCAAAAAAACGAAAAATGGGATCGCCAACAGGGTAAAGTTGGACATGGTACCAAACCAGACGTTAGGCAATAGCAAAAGTCGGTTGGGATCGACGGGAGCGCCAACCAGCCAACCAATTACTCCGAAGAGAATGCCAGTTCCGGCAAACGAAAAGGCTACTGGATAACCGCTCATCAACATCAAAAAGAAGCCGACGAACATGGCAAGCGCCAACCATTCAAAGCCCATGATTATCTACGTCCAAAAAAGTGATTTACTCGATCGGTAAGTTTTTCTCAGTCTCAGCTTCCACTACCTGAGCTACCTGCGCGTATCCCATCAAAATAGCAAAATACTTGATCGCTTGGGAAATACTTTGTAGCAGTAACAATAGGAAAGCAACCAGAATCATCGTTTTAATGGGCGCTCGCGGCAAGCCATCGGCATCGGAAGATACTTCCCAGGTTCCCCAAGTCCCGTCGGGCAATAGCCCCCACGATAATAAAATAGGGTTGAATGTCGCCCAAATTCCGATCGCGCAAAAGGGAATCAGAAAGAGAATCGTACCGATAAAATCGACGAGCGATCGCTGTTTTTCGCTCCAATTTGCATAAAGGAAATCAACGCGAACGTTGGCTCCATGCTTGAGGATGTAAGCAAACCCCAGACAAAAAATTATCGAAAATAAATACCATTGCAGCTCGATCAAAGCGTTGGATGACAGTTTTAACCCAATAAAGCGTCCGACGTAGCGGGCTACCACATTGTAGAATCCAACCGCAATGGTGAGAATGACGATCCAATTCAAAATCCCGCCAATTTTTTCGATCGCGCGATCTATAATGCTAGAAAGTCTCAGTAAGGCATGCAAAACTTGATACCTCCCTTGAATCGGCAAGCTTTGAGGATCATCGTATCAAACAATTAGTCCTTTGTCCTTTGTCACTTGTCATTTGTATTTTGTATTGCGATCTTAAATCCGGTTGAACGATCGTAATACCCAGTAGTGCGACCATCTTGGTCGCGAGGAGAAATGATTGGCGAGCGGGAATGATTGGCGAGCGGGAATGATTGGCGAGCGGGAATGATTGGCGAGCGGGAATGATTGGCGAGCGGGAATGATTGGCGAGCGGGAATGATTGGCGAGCGGGAATGATTGGCGAGCGGGACGCTCGCACTACATACTAATTAAACAGATTTGATATAACCAATGACACTTTCATCTCTCGTCAGTGAAAGCGAGAGATGAGTTAACAATCGCTAATTGCTAATCACTAATCACTAACTCGCTGAATTTGCTCTAATAACTGTGCTTGACTTTGAGCAGGTTCAAGACAAGATAATCCCCGACAGATTATGCCAACAGCCTTCTCTGGTAAGTCAGACTCTATGCGATAAACGACGGTGGGGAAATACTGAGGAATCAATGTTTTCAACTGTTCTTCTTTCGTGCGAACGAGAGTTGCATGGAGATACCAATCTAATGCTGCAAACAAGCTAGGACAAGCTTGAGGAGACTGTTGGAGAACGGCGCTAAAAGCTTGTAAGCCTTGTTCGGCGCGATCGAGATATTCTAGATTTTCAGTCAGTAGAGCTATACGAATTAAATTTGCGATCGCAACGCCATTAGCTGCCGGAGTTGCATTATCGATATAACTGCGGGAACGCACTAACAAATCCCCGCTATCGTCTGCCGCCGTGTTGAAATATCCTCCCATCTCCAGCGACCAGAAGAATTCATCAAACTCCTGCTGTACCTCAACCGCTTTTTCTAACCAAAAGGTCTCGGTTGGCGAAGCGGCTTGTAAATCCAAAAGCGCTTTGATAAAAAAGGCGTAATCTTCCGACTGTGCTAATACCGTCGCCTGTCCTTCGTAATTCAAGCGATGGAAGCGTCCCTCAATCCACTGATACTCTAGGATAAATTTAGCCGCACGGGTCGCTAATTCCCAATAGGACGGTTCGCCAAATACAGCATAAGCTCTTGCGAGTCCAGATATCGTTAAACTATTCCAGGCAGCAATCATCTTAGTATCGGTGACGGCGGGAATGCGACCTTTCCAATTCCCGGTTTTCGCTTCCTGATTATTTCTCGCTGGCACAAACGTTTCTATCTCAGTCGATTTTGCGCCGTAGCGCACCTCAAACAATTTATCTAAGATAGCTTCTAGACTGTCTGAGAGTTTACCTGACTCCTTGCGTTGCAGGACGTTACTGCCTTCAAAGTTTCCCTTTTCTGTAATGGTAAATGCGGCTTTTAATTCTTCTAATTCATCGGCCGTCAAGATTTTTTCGAGTTCGTCGTAACGCCAAACATAAAACGCACCTTCTTCTGGTTCTGACGCTTCAGTCGAGGTGAAGCTATCGGCATCTTGCGCTGCATAGAAATAGCCTTCCGGTGTTGTCATTTCCCGTTTCAACCATGCTACTGTACCCGCGATCGCTCTCTCGAAGGCAGGTTCTTTCATCCCCGCACTCCAGAGATTGGACAAATACTCTAGAATTTGTCCGTTGTCGTAGAGCATCTTTTCAAAGTGCGGCACCGTCCAGGTCGAGTCTACCGTATAGCGATGAAATCCTCCGCCAACGTGGTCGTAAATTCCTCCTAATGCCAAGTCCTCTCCTCTGCGTGCGGATAATTGCCGTCCGTCGTAGCGAGATTCAAACTGGAAGCGACTTCCCTGAAGTGCTAAACTCGCATAGGGAATCATGGGAAA
It includes:
- a CDS encoding DUF4129 domain-containing protein, with protein sequence MSTESFEKNNVVWQIQQLQQRVGEWWELRTSQFTNNLNLPSASWDWINFSLLWETTKVILISLLVLLIIGAAWQIWQLLSPFLYHLGEQSNDRDRNKQEKELSITDWLRRSQQYQQQGDYYKAFQCLYLAVLQRLNDRGIAPHQASRTDGEYLQIIQQLPHPQAYQFLLMTHQRLCFGSGQASLSLLEECQQAYRDLEAS
- a CDS encoding LD-carboxypeptidase yields the protein MTDIAACQLPPFLKPGDLVRVVSTSGALKELEAFKKGVEIWRSRGYRVELGSNWNIRYGYLAGTDTQRRDALAEAWEDPECKAILCARGGYGSARLLENWSWEDGESVGSVGGVGRQSIQNLKWIVGFSDVTGLLWSLAAIGICGVHGSVLTTLASEPNWSIQRLFDCLEGRPLPPLIGKGWGEGKITGILLPANLTVATHLLGTFVQPSFEGAILALEDVTEAPYRIDRMLTQWRMAGAFRGVRGIALGRFSRCDPPMGSSSWSIEEVLRDRLGDLGIPIVSDLPFGHDGVNAALPVGRIARLDAEQGTLDILDNSNEFQGENYSSQ
- a CDS encoding TRAP transporter large permease subunit; its protein translation is MGFEWLALAMFVGFFLMLMSGYPVAFSFAGTGILFGVIGWLVGAPVDPNRLLLLPNVWFGTMSNFTLLAIPFFVFLGAVLEKSGLAEELLETIGILLGPLRGGVALAVILVGTVLAATTGVVAATVIVMGMISLPVMLRYGYDKQLAAGAIVASGTLAQLIPPSLVLVVLSDQLGISVGDLFLGALIPGLMLSGSYALYVLVLAFLKPKLAPALPLETRTISGSDLVRRTIKAVVTPLVLILAVLGSIFFGIATPTEAGAVGAVGACILASANRRLNWNLIRDAAHATAVITSLVIMILFGSSLFSLVFDSLGGKTFITDLLVNLPGGYIAFMIVSNLVIFLLGVFLEFIEICFIAIPLLVPAAQALGIDLVWFGVVIAINLQTAFISPPVGFSLFYLQSVAPKEVSTLEIHKSAIPFMILQVIVLIVVIAFPQTVRWLVDASLQ
- a CDS encoding TRAP transporter small permease subunit; amino-acid sequence: MHALLRLSSIIDRAIEKIGGILNWIVILTIAVGFYNVVARYVGRFIGLKLSSNALIELQWYLFSIIFCLGFAYILKHGANVRVDFLYANWSEKQRSLVDFIGTILFLIPFCAIGIWATFNPILLSWGLLPDGTWGTWEVSSDADGLPRAPIKTMILVAFLLLLLQSISQAIKYFAILMGYAQVAQVVEAETEKNLPIE
- a CDS encoding thioredoxin domain-containing protein, producing MSNRLASAQSLYLRKHADNPIDWWPWCEEALETAKAQDKPIFLSIGYSSCHWCTVMEREAFSDSAIAEYMNANFLPIKVDREERPDIDSIYMQALQMMTGQGGWPLNIFLIPGDLVPFYGGTYFPLEPRYGRPGFLQVLQSIRRFYDVEKEKLDALKQEILGGLKQSTILPISTSDSLSKELLYRGVETNTGVISIGASDFGRPSFPMIPYASLALQGSRFQFESRYDGRQLSARRGEDLALGGIYDHVGGGFHRYTVDSTWTVPHFEKMLYDNGQILEYLSNLWSAGMKEPAFERAIAGTVAWLKREMTTPEGYFYAAQDADSFTSTEASEPEEGAFYVWRYDELEKILTADELEELKAAFTITEKGNFEGSNVLQRKESGKLSDSLEAILDKLFEVRYGAKSTEIETFVPARNNQEAKTGNWKGRIPAVTDTKMIAAWNSLTISGLARAYAVFGEPSYWELATRAAKFILEYQWIEGRFHRLNYEGQATVLAQSEDYAFFIKALLDLQAASPTETFWLEKAVEVQQEFDEFFWSLEMGGYFNTAADDSGDLLVRSRSYIDNATPAANGVAIANLIRIALLTENLEYLDRAEQGLQAFSAVLQQSPQACPSLFAALDWYLHATLVRTKEEQLKTLIPQYFPTVVYRIESDLPEKAVGIICRGLSCLEPAQSQAQLLEQIQRVSD